AAGGGACCAATCGGGTGGAGGCGTTTCTTCTATACCATACAGAAGTGCCTGTATGTAAAGGTATGTGCCACCGCATACTATAGGGACCTTTTTCCTTCCCTTTATGTCTTCTATGGCTTTTACAGACATTTCCTCAAAAATTTTTGCGTCAAAGACCTCACCTGGCTCAAGTATATCAACAAGATGGTGTTTTACCACTTTCATACATTCTACAGGTTTTGCTGTGCCTATGTCCATGTACTTATAAACACTCATAGAATCGGCGCTTATTATCTCACCATTAAGAGCCTGAGCAACCAGGCAAGCTATTGAAGACTTCCCACTTGCTGTAGGACCACCTATTACCAGTAGCATGCTATAATTTAAATATTATGTTTGACCTGCTAATAGAAAGGTTTAATAAGAGTCTCTCTAAGCTAAGTAGCACAAGAAAAATTACCGAAAAGCAAGTTAACGATGTTCTCAGAGAAATAAGAACTGCGCTTTTGGAAGCGGATGTGGATTATGATGTTGCAAAAGCTTTTCTCAAAAGGGTAAGGGAAAGAGTGCTGACTGAAGACCTCAAAAAGAACATCTCACCCACCGACAGTATAGTGCTTACCGTATACGAAGAGCTGACTAACATACTGGGTGGAGAAAAAGCGGACATAAAGAAGGGAACTGTGCTTTTTGTAGGTTTGCAAGGTACAGGCAAAACTACCACTATAGGTAAAGTAGCTCATTTTCTCAAAAACCAAGGCTTTAAAGTGGCTGTTGCTTCAACAGATGTGAGAAGACCCGCAGCCATGCTACAGCTGGAAAAGCTTGCAGAAAGGGTAGGCGTCCCTTACTACCGCTTTGATGAAACCTCACCCGTGAGTATAGCTGTCAAATCAAAGGAAAGGGCTTTAAAGGAAGGAATGGATTACCTACTTCTTGACACCGCAGGAAGATTGCACGTGGACGAAGAGCTCATGCAAGAACTCAAGCAGATAAAGGAAGCAGTGAAGCCTTCAGAAGTGCTCTACGTTGCTGACGCTATGCAAGGACAAGAAGCTCTGCGCGTGGCAAAGGTCTTTCACGAAACTGTTCCACTGACTGGGGTTATTCTTACCAAGATGGACGGAGACGCACGAGGTGGAGTAGCTCTTTCTGTGAAGTCCGCTATAGGTGTGCCCATAAAGTTCGTAGGTGTTGGAGAAAAGATAGAGGACTTAGAAGTTTTTTATCCTGACAGGATAGCTCAGAGAATTTTGGGACTTGGAGACATACAAAGTCTTGCAGAAAAAGCCCAGCAAGTCATACCAGAAGATGAGGCTCAGGTGCTTGCTACAAAGATCATGAGAGGAGAGTTTGACCTTGAGGACATGCTCAAGCAGATAAGGTTTATAAAGAGTATGGGACCCTTAGACAAACTTCTGGGTATGTTGCCGGGAATAGGTGCACAACTAAAGAATGTGAAGATAGACGAAAAGAAGTTCAAGAAGACAGAAGCCATAATCCTCTCCATGACGAAAGAGGAAAGAAAAAATCCCAAGATCATCAATATGAGTAGGAAAGTAAGGATAGCAAAAGGTAGCGGTACCACTGTAGGAGATGTGAACAAGGTTTTAAAAGAGTACGAGGAGATGAAGAAGGCAATAAAGAGTATGAGAGGGCTTCTATCTGG
The DNA window shown above is from Hydrogenobacter hydrogenophilus and carries:
- the ffh gene encoding signal recognition particle protein, with translation MFDLLIERFNKSLSKLSSTRKITEKQVNDVLREIRTALLEADVDYDVAKAFLKRVRERVLTEDLKKNISPTDSIVLTVYEELTNILGGEKADIKKGTVLFVGLQGTGKTTTIGKVAHFLKNQGFKVAVASTDVRRPAAMLQLEKLAERVGVPYYRFDETSPVSIAVKSKERALKEGMDYLLLDTAGRLHVDEELMQELKQIKEAVKPSEVLYVADAMQGQEALRVAKVFHETVPLTGVILTKMDGDARGGVALSVKSAIGVPIKFVGVGEKIEDLEVFYPDRIAQRILGLGDIQSLAEKAQQVIPEDEAQVLATKIMRGEFDLEDMLKQIRFIKSMGPLDKLLGMLPGIGAQLKNVKIDEKKFKKTEAIILSMTKEERKNPKIINMSRKVRIAKGSGTTVGDVNKVLKEYEEMKKAIKSMRGLLSGGSLPKFPFRF